ATCTCCGGAAGTTGCGGAGATTCTGGAAAAATATCCGGAGACTCCAAAAGTTACTCACACAATTGTTTTAGGTGTTGTAATTTTTTAGTTTCGTCTATTCACCTCCCCCCTCTCTAGTTGACTTCTAGATCCTTTCAGTTCCAGATCCGATCTAACCCTCCCACTCTCCATCACTCACCAGGTCGACGACCTCTCCATCAACGATTCGCCCTTGCGATGGGTCAGGACGACCCACCATCCCCCAATCAACATTGACGACATCATCTTTAGGGTCGATCGCATGGGTCACTCCATTGCGGAGTGCATCGAGTTAGCGGAAACTGCACTCCGTCGCCTGCGCCTCGGCTTGTAGGATCCCACTCGGTCTCCGAAACAACTCCGCAGTCTACTCGGAACAGATCCGAGCACCATGGAGAATCTTCATGTCTCCAATCTGGTACAACCTAGCGTTGACCAGGTCGGATCCAATCTAGTCCCAGGACTAGATGCTGGTTACCAGGAGGCTCTCTTCACCCTCCCACCCAACCGCATCAGCAATCTAGATCCACTTGACAACTGTTTGATCTCAATTGTCTCCTTCGATGAAGACTCTGTCGAAGGAGAGGGCTTGAAGGCCTAAAACCTTTGACACAAATGCAACCTTAATCGTCAAAGCTGCCGAAACGAGGAAACCATCGCTCAAGCCCAGGCGGATCTACGTACCGTAGAAGGTCGCCACCACTGGGTCGCGGCACCTCGACCAGCTGCACTGACTCCACGAAACCTCGATGATGACTTCATCTTGGAGTGTGATAGCCAGAACATCTTCACCACGCCTTCAGCCAAACTAGCCACTGCATTCGAGGTACTCGAAACTCTCCCCCATTCGAACGAGCTCAGACGTGTCTCCACGTCACTACTGCACAGGTCCAATGCTTGAGGAAAGACTAGTCGGTCCTCCGAGCCTAGTCCAGCAACTCCTACCACTCGATGGGTCATCACCCCGGTGATGATGAGGTCGACCAACCGGATCTTCGGGCCAACCTCAATAACCGAGATCTCTGGCATGCCATCAACAACTGCCACACGGAGCGTAACAAGGCTGAGCGGGAGCGTCAGTGCAAGTATGACGAGGAATATGGCCCCCCGGGCGCCAATCACGGTAGTTGGGCCCATCGGGGCCACAACAACCAGCAACCACCACCTCGACGGCCACCGCCAGCACCCGTCGTCCTCGACGACGACACCGGTGATGACCGTGATGGCTTCTCGGCCTTCTCCAACCGACTCCAAGGCATCTCGTGGCCCACCATGTTCAAGCCGGTTAGCATTGAAAAATTCAACGGCGAGTTCGACCCCAAGACATGGATCTGCACTTATTCCATCACCGTGCGAGCCGCCAACGGCAACAACGACATCATGGCAGCCTACTCCCCGTGATGATGAGTCGCCAAGTGCTGAACTGGCTCGAGGGACTTCACCCCGGCTCCATCAGCATCTGGCAAGACCTCTGCACCGCCTTCGTCAACCACTTCCAGGTGTCGTGTCCTAGTCCCATAACCAGATGGGATCTAGGCAACGTCATGCAGCAGCCCAATGAGTCCCTTCGTGGCTACAACAAAAGGTACTTCGCTAACCGTAACACGATTAAGGAGGTTGATGATAGGGATGTTATCCATTACTTCCACCAAGGGCTGCATAACATCAAGCTCTAGTGCAAGATGTTTAAGAGCAACCCTAAGATGGTCTCGGAGATGATGGCAGTCGTGAACAAGCAAGCCGATATGGAGGATGCTGAAAACACCCACCGCCACCACAAGGACCGACGCAACACTAACGACCATTCAAAGTAGCGGCAAGATAACCACCCACGCCACAATGGCCTCCCTCCTCAACACAGCTCCAATAAGAACCACAACTGCCCCGAGTTGTCAAAAAACTAGGATCGCAAACACGGCCCCAAGGACACTGTCGCCGTGGTAGATTGACCCCGACAGCGCACCTCCCTTAACCAGGAGGATCTAGATCGGCTCCTGGATGGCAAGTGCCCATGGCATAAGGACACTAACCACACTGCCCGCGAGTGTCACGCACTTCGCAACAGTGTGGTGACTGACGATGCTAAGTGCCCCCGCTATGATGACAGGGACAAAGCAACCAGCTCCAAAGGCACCCGCAGCCATGGACGCCGAAGCGACTCACCCATGCGTGATCGTGAAGAACCAGCTGACACGTCCCCACGAGATTTCCAAGACACTAACCGCACCATCAACTATTTCTATGGCGGCTCCAAATCCCCATGGTGCCGGCGCTGACTCAAGCTAGACCAGCGTGAGGTCAACTCGGTATTCCAGCACCCGGTTGAGCCCTTGCGatggtcagaggtccccataACCTTCAACCAGTGCGATCACTTGCCTAGCCCCGGATCTTACCCGCTGGTGGTCAATCCGGTGGTGAGCATGGTGCGCCTCTCCAAAGTGCTCATCAACGGAGGCAGCGGCCTCAACATCATCTTCTCTAAGACACTAGAGAGCATGGGCTACAACATGACTTCCCTGGTACCAACCCAGGAAGCCTTCTACGCGATCATTCCCGGCTAAGGCTTGACTCCGGTCGGCCAAGTGACTCTCCAAGTTACCTTCGGAACCAGGGAGAACTCCCAATACGGAGCACTACTAGTACAGAGCACCTCAACTTCGAGGTCACTCCTAGTACGGAGCACCTCAACTTCGAGGTCACCTCGTTCGAGACTTTGTACCATGCAATCTTGGGGAGGCCTTCCCTCGCTAGGTTCATGGTGATCCCCAACCACAAGTATCTTGTACTCAAGATGCCGGCGCCAAATGGAGTCATCTCTGTTGCTGACCTGAAGACCTCTCACTCCTGTGAGACAGAAAACATCAACTTCTTTGAGGTGTTGGAGTTGTCCAAGAATGTTGTCTTGGTTGTCAAGTCGGCAAAGATGATTCCTCCAGAGGATCTCTCCATTCCGGAAAATGACTTGGCCACCAAGTCGCAATTGCAGCCAGACTACGCGATGAAGGCCATCCTCCTCAGGGAGAATGACCCCAACAAGACCGCCCTAATCGGAGCGGACCTTGATCAAGCATAGGAAGACGCACTCACCTCCCTCCTCCTTGCCAATTGGGACATCTTCCCATGGAAGCCGTCTGACATGCCAGACATTCTGAGGGAGGAGGCTGAGCACTCCTTAGATCTCGACAAAAAGGGCTCGACCAGTCAAGCAACAGCTTCGGCACTTCGCTCAGGATTGGAAGAAGTTACTCGACTCCTAGCCATAGGGTTTATCCATGAAGTCACACATCCTGAATGGCTGGCAGACCAGTCCATGTAAAAAAGAAAAATGCTAAacggagaatgtgtgtcgactacaccgacctcaacaagcactgccctaATGACTAGGATGTTGACTCCACTGCCAGGTGCATTCTCCTCTCATTTCTTAACTATTACTTtaggtatcatcagattgccctCAAGAAGTTAGATCAAGAGAAGACATCCTTCATTACTCCTTTCGGGGTGTATTGCTACTACACCATGACGTTCGGACTAAAGAACGCAGGTGCTACGGACCAAAAGGCCATCCAGAGATACCTCCAGGGGCAGATCGGGTGCAACATCGAAGCTtatattgatgacgtggtgctCAATACAAGGTCCAATGACCAGTTCATTGCCGACCTGCCCGAAACATTTGAAAATCTTaggaaattcaaatggaagctAAACCCAACAAAATGTGTCTTCGGTGTCCCTTCTGGAAAGTTACTTAGCTTCATAGTCAGCAACCGAGGCATCAAAGCCAACCCACCAAGGTGAATGCAATCAGGAAAATGAAGCCTCCCCAATGCAAGAAGGACTTGATGAAACTAACTGGGTGCATGGTGGCCCTTAGCCGATTCATTAGCCGACTCGGTGATAAGGGCTTGCCTTTCTTCAAATTACTCCGAAAAGCACACAAGTTCATATGGAATGACAACGCCTCAAGGGCACTCAACGAACTGAAGGAGTTCCTAACCAAGCCATTGGTGCTCACACCCCCAGACCCAGGCGAGGTCTTACTCCTCTACATAGCGGCTACCACCCATGTGGTCAGCACAGTCCTGGTCATCGAACGAGACGAACCAGGGCACGCCTACAAGGTGCAAAGACCCGCTTACTTCCTTAGTGAAGGACTTAGCGACTCCAAATTACGCTACCCACAGGTCCAGAAACTCCTGTACGCGATCCCCATCACGTCCAGGAAGCTACGACACTACTTCCAGGAGCATAGCATAAAGGTTGTATCCTCCTCTCCACTCAGCAACATCCTCCACAACCGAGATGCGAACGGTCGACTCATCAAGTGGGTAGTCGAGCTCGACGATCTCTCGATCGAGTTCATTCCACCGTCTATGATCAAGTCACAGGCCCTGGTCGATTTCGCGACCGAGTGGACCGAGATGTACTTCGATCCACTGTCCAAGTAATGACTCGAGCACTAGAAGATGTACTTCGATGGTGCCCTCAACCTCGACCGTGCCGGCGCTGAAGTCCTTTTCATATCATCGAAAGGCAAACAGCTCAATTATGCCCTTCAACTACTCTTCAAGGCCACAAACAATGCTACTAAGTACAACGCCCTTATTCATGGTCTCCAGATCACCGCCTCACTCGGCATCAAGCGGCTCTTATCCTACGGTGATTCCAAAGTCGTCATCTACAGGTCAACAAAGACTGGGACTGCACATAGGAGAAAATGGATGCTTACTGCAAGGAGATACAGAAGCTAGAGGCCAAATCTTATGGCCTGGAATTCCATCATGTCCTCAAGGACTACAACGCCGCACCAGATGTCCTCTCCAAGCTTGGCTCCAAACGAGCCCTCGTCCCGgtgggagtcttcgtccaggtgCTCaacatccccatggtgaagttCGAGGAGGATCCTCCCACCAAGCCAGACTTGGTACTAACCGAGGGTCAGAAAGTACTCATCATCAAGTTCGACTGGCGGGCTCccatcatcgacttcatcatccaAAACAAGTCTTACCCCGAGAAGAAGGAACACAAAAAGCTCTCCAGATGAGCTGCCAGCTACGTCCGTATCGGCAAACGACTTGTTCAAGCACTCGGCTTCTTTAGGGATGCTGAACAAGTGCATCTCGCAAAGCGGCGAAGTAGCTCTACTCAGCAAGATCAACTCGAGCATCTATAGGAACCATGCAGGAGCTTCCACCCTAGTGGGAAAAGCCTTCAGGTCTGGCTTCTACTGGACCACGGCACTGGCCGACGCCCATGACATCATCAAAAAGTGCATGGGATGTCACTTCTTCGCTAAGCAGCACCATGTCTGTGCACAGGTTTTGAGAACAACACCGCGCTCGTGGCCTTTTGCCCGCTGGGGGTTCGACTTGGTAGGACCCCTCAAGACCTCAATGGGTGGCTTCACCCACATCTATGTTGCAATCGAtaaattcaccaagtggattgaggtAAAGCCAATCACCGCCAGTACCGCTGCCAAGGCAGCTGAGTTCATCCAGGAGATCTCCTATAGATTCAGCGTCCCCAATAGGATCATCACCGACCTGGGAACATCGTTCATAGAAGGAGAGTTCTGGGACCACTACCAGGACAACTGCATCCCCGGTGGCCCACCCCCGGTGCAACGGTCAGGTTGAACACGTTAATGGTATGATCCTCCAGGGGCTCAAGGCGCGGATCTTCGATCTGATCGAGAAGTACGGCCCCAAGTGGCTCCTAGAGCTACTGCAAGTCGTCTGGGGCCTACGCACTCAGAAATGCCGAGCCATAGGCTACTCTCCCTTGTTCCTAGTCTACGGTAATGAGGCAGTCCTCCTGAGCAACATCACCATTGGTGCCCCGCGCATCCAGAAATACGAAGAGGGCGAGGCCGAAATGACTCGGTGCCAAGACATTTACTCGGTCGAAGAACACCGCGTTACCGTGGCTCTACAACATGCCCGGTACGAACAGcagctccggcgctaccacgaCCAAATCGTACACGGCTAAGACTTCAACGTGGGTGACATGGTCCTACGCCGTGTCCAGTCCACTACCAGCGTTCACAAGCTATCTCCCCAATGGGAAGTGCCTTTTATTGTCAGCAGCGTGGTGGTTCCAGGAACCTATCGACTCCAGAGGGAATAAGGCAAAGATGTTGGCAACTAGTGGAATATTGAACACCTCCGACGCTTCTACCCGTAGAAGACTTACCAGCTATGTATCCAACTCCTTTTAGTTGAATAAAAGTTCAAATCCTTGCTCTTGTTTACTCTATGTTCTATTAAAGCAAACACATACAGTGCTCTAACTTCCCCCACTGAGTCATTTCATACGCTCAGGGGCTGCGCCTCGGTCGTGCCGACTCGCAACAAATCAACTCGTGCCTTTCCGACTAACTCCGACTGACTGGAAACCAATCACAACCTGGTGCGTCCTGGGTCCACTCCGCGTCACTCCTACCCATCAGATGCACGATGGCCAGCTCTTGACATAATGGGGCAGAGCACATCGCACAGTTAACACCCTAATCACTTGGCCAAATCAGAAACTACTCGGCTCAGGAATGATAACAGTGAAAACTTAATTATACAAATGATAAACATTGTCTTTTGGCCTCCAGAGGGCCATCATTTGTCCAATTCTACTTAATTAAAATAGCTACAGGTCAATCTGGGTCATGATGCAATCAGCTAGAGGCTTGGCAGAGTCGAAGTGCATCGTCCATTCGTCATCGGTGCAGTCAGGCGCGACGCCCTCCACCACCGGACCCAAATCCGCCTCCAGGATATGGGACTTCACGAGGGCCATCGCAAACTACATCGAGTCCCCATTGGTCCTTTTGATGAACACCTTGAGATGGTCCCAAGCAGCCTCCATGCAGGTCTGCATCTCCTCAGCAAGGGCGACCCCCTTCGGCTCGAATGCCACCAGAATGGAGTCCACCTTGGCGATGACTTGGTCCATAGCTGACCCCAACTCCGCTAGGCACGATTCCAGCTCTACAAAAGTAAGTACGTCAGCCCAGTGCTGCATGCATGCACTAACAACTCAGCTCATCCAAGATAGGGCTATTACCTTCGCGGCGCTACTTCTCCATCTGGTGGTTCACCTTAAGCAGTTCTGCGAGCGACAAGACCATCGAGTCAGCTTGTCACAATTCCCCAATCAAAAACCACAAGGACATAGAAATAAACCCACCGTGCTTTTCTTCGGCATGCTTCCTTATGTCCTTGGAGTGCTCCTGCTCTAGCTCCCTCATTTGGGCCTCCAGCTACACCATCCGCGCCTCCAGCTACTCCTGTCGGTCAGCTGAGTCATCCTCGACCCGTAGctgagccgccacctcctgACTCATGTCGGCAAGAGCCTGCTGGCATCAAACATCAAAGGAATGCCCAGGCATTGAACAAGTAGTAGTTCATCAAATACTTACCAGCATCCCGTTGTTGCCAGTAGAGCCTCCTTCTTCACCGGGGCCGCTTGTTGATGGGATTCCCCTTCACGAGCTGCATCCCGGTCAGACGAGCTGACAGCAGAATGTGTGGCGCCAGGTTGAAGGCAGGAGCGGAATCCTGCCTCACCACCTCCTCCTGTGGTGGCGCCGCTGACTCAGCTTCGACGCTTTGGGACGGCACCAAGTTTGCCGCCCCCTCCACCTTCTCGACTGCTGCCGCCTGGGCGTTCTGGCGAGCACGGGCAGTGGGCCGCTCATCTGCACGTGCTGGCCCCATGGCCACCTCAGCCGACTTGGCCTCCTCAGCGGACTCCTCTGCCTTCCTCTTGTCGCCGCTAAGTGAAGCCTTCCTGCAACCTGATTCTTCTTAAAAAAAATAGATTAGACAACACAATGCAAAAGAGGACCTCGGCTTACCTCTCGTTGCGATGTGCGCTAAAGCTCATCTTCAGCGGCACCGCGGTTGGCAATGACCATGCCAACACAGCGGGCGGCATGGTCTACTACATCCAAGATAGCTCTTGggctgcctcctcctccttcacGGCGGCGACATCCGTACGACTGCCACCGGCGGCCTCCTCGGGATGTCCCTATCCCGCTCAACTCCAGATATGGAGGCGCGCCCACCTTTCAACTAGGCCAACGTCTTCAGCACCTTGGAGGCAGCCACCTTGCACACGGGCATCGCTGCCTCCTTGTCACAGAGCCCCCTCCAGGAGCTGGCCCGGCAACCTCTACAACATCCACTGACTCACTTCCAATGGAGGAGTCGGAGGAGAAATCCAGAGCCCCCTCCGCCGGGTGTGCAAGCCCGGGGGGAGGGTTGATCGCCTTGCCCTGCTGCCCCTCCAGCAACGGTGCAGGGCGCCAGAACTCCACCACACTCTCCTGTAAAGATCCAGGTGATGTCACAACCCAACGGGTGATATCTACtatgaatttcaaaataagaaGTACTCCAATGGAGAAATCAACTCGGAGGAAAATTGAATCAACTCGGAAGGCAGCAGATCTTACCTTGGTAGTGGGCCTCGTGAGGCAGTACGCCTTCAGGCAGCCCTTATCGCGGACCTTCCCGCTCATGATGCGGGAGACTCAACCCAGCACCTCCCTACGGGAGACCTTGCGGTTCCTCAGTCCGGTTGGGTCATCACAACCCGAGTACTCATATCCCAGGTGGACCCTATCCTGGATTGGCTACGTCAGTCGCTTGGAGAATGATAGGGTCAGCCTTGAGCCTGGTCAGCTCAACCAATAGTACCGTCACCTGGACCATCTCGTCCTCGGAAGGCATCTCCTCCCACTTGTCGTTGAGGATCAAGGGATAGCCAATGCGGGGTGGAAGACTTGGGGCGGGGTTCGCCACCATGAACCACTCTTCTACCCACCACTTGTTGCTGTGCTTGAGGGTGGCCTCCATGTACTTACCCCCCTGGCAGAGCGAGAAGGTGGCACCACCCACCATGCTGGGTGCCTCCTTCGAAAGATACGCCCTCAGGTGGTACAGCACTCACCAGAGATTGAAGTGGGGAGGAATGCCAAAGAACCCCTCGCACAGATGGATGAAGATCATGATCTGCATGATGGAGTTGGGCTTGAGGTGGATCGCCTCCAGTCCATAGTAGTTGAGAAGCCCACGGAAGAATGCCCCCATGGGAAGGCCGAATCCATTCTCTTAGACGGACCAGAAGACAACCATCTCGGTCCGTTCCTCCAACGAGAACTCTTGGCCATAGCAGCACTTCCACCTAGAGATCGCCTTCTCCGGGAGGACGCCGCGCACCACCATGTCCTCCAGCTCCTCTTCGGTGAGAGTGTTGGGCAGCCACGACTCACTAGGCAGCGGTGACATGTCTCCCTAGACGGCGGTCGACAGTGAGGAGGGCGCAGAAGAGTCACTAGCCATCCCTTGGCTTGGTGTGGGTGCGGTAGCTCGACGAAGTGAAGGCGGCAAATGCGTGGTGAAGAGGATGAAAGCTTTTGAGGAACACCGGTGAGATCTAGAATGGGTCGGTGGTGGCGGAGAAAGCAGAAGAAGGTAGGAGCGAGTGGATATATTGGCCCAAAACCTTATCGCCTGCTTGGCTCTACGAAATTCTAATCATTTCTAACGACGGATGAGGAGCGTACATCGGAAGGGACTGGCGAACGGATGAAATCTTGACGGCAATGGTAAAAATCCCTGGTCTATGCAGAGGGAGGAAATGGTAAAAGGCGAAATAGAGTCAGATAATTGATAGAAAGGAGATCAATTGGCGCTCTGGAGGTTTCTCCTTAAAGAAGATTTCAGATCTATTAACCCCTAATTTATCGGATTATTTCTCAGGAGGTAAATTCAGATCGACTCGCCGCATCTCTGTGACTCTGTCAGTGACCCCGCGCGGGGGCTGGGCGTCACTTATCGACTCAGCGCATCTCCGCGACTCTGATAGTGACCCCGCACGGGGGCTGGGCGCTGCTTATTGACTCGGCATGTCTCCGTGACTCCGGCAGTGAtcctgctcgggggctgggcaccGCTTACCCGCTTGGCACGTCTCTGTGACTCTGCTAGTGATCTCATAGGGGCTTGGCGCTGCTTATCGACTCGGCATGTCTCCGTGACTCTGCCAGTGACCCTGCTCGGAGGCTGGGCGTCGCTTACCCACTCGGCGCATCTCCGTGACTCCGCTAGCGACCTCGCACGGGGGCTGGATGCTGCTTATCAGCTCGACGTGTCTCTATGACTCTGCCAGTAactagctcgggggctgggcaccGCTTATCAACTCGACGTGTGTCCATGACTCTTCTAAGGACCCTGCACGGGGGCTGGGAGCTGAGGAAAGCTTGAAAGGTATCAGCAGCCGGAGAAGGGGGAGATGGTTTCGTTCTATTGACCCTCGAAACACCTCTGTGAGCCCTTtcgaggctcgggggctacacccaaTGGGTGCACCTAGGGGTGCATCCCGTTGAAGATTGAAGAACATGAGATCAGCAATGTTAGGACTGTCGCAAGAGCTTGAGGATTCGGAGGAGTGCTTTGATTATGATGAGTATCGACCAACTTCATGGCTTCGGCGGGAACCCTTTCAGCGATTCAGCTCCCAGGAGCTTGACAGAGGTACACTCAGGTACCTCCCTGCCGAGTGGAGCCCGGTTCTTCAAGGAATGACTCCGCTTATTGACCCGGTGGATGGCACTCAGCTGGACGGCGGGAAGGATCCTTTGGGATTAGGATCAGGGCCGAATCGGATAACCTTGATATTCTGTATCTAAACCGACCTAATTCCTTGTAAACAAACCTGAGTAGACTTTGACCTAACTTGTAACCCACGGCTGCTCAGGTATATAAGGAAGCCATGGGGGTACCCATCAAAACAATGCAACCAGCCTACACATTCCACAAACCCTAAACCAGTCAATACAATCCAGAACacaagacgtagggtgttatgctCTTGGCAGCCCGAACTGTCTAAAACCCTTGCATCTTTGTGTTACCATCAAGTTCTTAGCTCTGCGATCTCCCTCACCTACAAATCTACTACCTGAGCACACACCGGGTGGACTTCCATAGTACAAATCCGACACCAAGGGACCAAGGGTCATCGCTCGGAAGCGCAAGGTAGCTATCTTCTCagttgatgatgatgaatcATCTAGGTAAGTATTTCCAAACCATTGCGAGTActtttcttgaattcttcttgAGTTGGTTTTTGAACGCCCtcccctttttttctttttctcttgtGCCAATACTTCTGACCTGAAGCACTCAAAGCACGGGGCAGAAGACATAGTTGCCAGCAATGATGCTACAACAAGGCATAGCATGCCCTCTGTTGTAGTAGAGTTATCATTGAATGTTGCTAGACATGCGGCAGGTGCCCCACTGAGGCAGACTTCTGCCCTGGCTGGAAAACTTGCCACCACAAGTACTTTGGGTGCCGCTCGAGCACCTAAAGTGCTCAAAATAAAGAAACTAAATGTGAAAAAAAAACTTCATTGTAAGTACTCGATTACTTTTATCTTGCAGATTTTGTAAGCTCATAAGCAATAATGTATCTGACAGCTTCTCCGTTGTTCATAGGAAATCCTCTACTCTGAGCTTAGATGAACCTGGTCATGCCTCGGCTAGTCGAGCCCCCGAGCCAAAGAAAGAGCCAGATGTTGCAGCGTTATTCAGCGCAGCGAGTACTGCGACCATCATATAGTCGTCAGTACCCAAGGGAACTCCTGCGCTATCAAGTGCTGAGGCTAAAAGAGATGTTTCAAGTGCCGAGCCAGCCAAGAAAAACAAGTCTGGGACAGATGAACCAGCCCTCGAGATGTTGACAGGTGAGCCGATCATGCCGCCCCAGCCCACGAGTACTAATCTGCTAGAAGCTCGACTGATTTCCGTGGGTGAGGTGGCAGGAAGCAGCCGCGAAATGTTGAAAATGCTGAAGCTACGGGTACTTCTTTAGGCCCCATCCTATTGACACCACATGGGTGGCAACATGTTGTGCCAACAGATCTTATCGACGATCCAATGCTGACCAATGAAGCCCTAAAGCATTTCTAGGATACCTTCAAGGATTTATACATGTTCTCCACGGTTTGGCTTCTTCTTGATATCATAACT
Above is a genomic segment from Panicum hallii strain FIL2 chromosome 8, PHallii_v3.1, whole genome shotgun sequence containing:
- the LOC112903611 gene encoding uncharacterized protein LOC112903611; translated protein: MDAYCKEIQKLEAKSYGLEFHHVLKDYNAAPDVLSKLGSKRALVPVGVFVQVLNIPMVKFEEDPPTKPDLVLTEGQKVLIIKFDWRAPIIDFIIQNKSYPEKKEHKKLSR